The following proteins are encoded in a genomic region of Clostridium kluyveri:
- a CDS encoding DUF927 domain-containing protein: protein MKLNNLDSKINWADFYKKYVKRLKKAGVSKMQGLCPFHNDHKASFWFNTVNGCFKCEACGESGNGQTFLEKIENIDSKEAYKRLLKIAGEYREPEKKEKFTLRYYSEMKKLPLEFLSELQIKNTRNGIVIPYFDAEGAVLCKRNRYGERMFSWARGSKINLYGLWKIKDFGAFDYIVLVEGESDAHTLWLYNIPALGVPGASTFRQEWAEHLKDFNVYIYKEPDQGGKTFLRKICGELFKAAFKNEVFEITIPNFKDPSELHINAQDEFQNRWNAVIESAVKVDIEKAAVKPDEVIKGAPVSLRIPQGFKLTEDGIFILDQKRGIDVRFCSTPVIISKRLVSIETNEEKLEIAFLKDKKWHRQIVQRSTLFQNRTIIQLSDIGINVTSENSKFLVRFLGALLDENMDLIQISKSVTQMGWHGRKFLPYLSGDIVVDVDSNGSRWVNAYHKSGKYEEWTKHIGKCRENYIFRFILAASFAAPLLKVMNHRIFMIHNWGNTRFGKTAALKAALSVWGEAEGLMGNFNATRVGLEKMASFFNDLPLGIDEKQVVGNRQDFIESLVYMLSLGKSKVRGTKSGGLQKSSSWRSIILTTGEEPIIASNSQSGINTRVIEIYGAPFENENWAGKMHKVTAENYGFAGEKFLGSLINEGRFLTNIRELYDTFCREYESEIKIGTHMANVALISAADVLVSEIVFNSSREKALEEAKNMGYKILMELGEQQEDVNDKAYEFIREWAISNRNQFENDAKQRYGYIESRTFYILPSILEEALGKKNYSYRKTIRALGERGLIGSSYYNGKLQYSVVKRFGGGISRFIEIKFKELEESQPF from the coding sequence GTGAAACTGAATAACCTGGATTCAAAGATAAACTGGGCTGATTTTTATAAAAAGTATGTAAAAAGGCTCAAAAAGGCAGGAGTAAGCAAAATGCAGGGTCTATGTCCTTTCCATAACGACCATAAGGCTTCCTTCTGGTTTAATACTGTAAATGGGTGTTTTAAATGTGAGGCCTGCGGGGAATCTGGAAATGGTCAGACCTTTCTTGAAAAGATAGAAAATATAGATAGTAAAGAAGCCTATAAAAGACTTTTAAAAATTGCAGGAGAATACAGGGAACCTGAAAAGAAAGAAAAATTTACACTGAGATACTATTCGGAAATGAAAAAGCTGCCCCTGGAATTTTTATCTGAGCTCCAAATTAAAAATACTAGAAACGGTATAGTAATACCCTATTTTGATGCGGAAGGGGCTGTACTCTGTAAAAGAAACAGATATGGAGAGAGAATGTTCAGCTGGGCAAGGGGTTCTAAAATTAACCTTTATGGACTGTGGAAAATAAAAGACTTTGGGGCTTTTGATTATATAGTTTTAGTTGAAGGTGAAAGTGATGCACATACTCTGTGGCTTTATAATATCCCTGCCCTTGGAGTTCCGGGAGCCAGTACCTTCAGGCAGGAATGGGCAGAGCATTTGAAGGATTTTAATGTGTATATCTATAAGGAACCGGACCAGGGAGGAAAAACTTTTTTAAGGAAGATCTGTGGGGAACTTTTTAAAGCAGCCTTTAAAAATGAAGTGTTTGAAATTACTATCCCAAACTTCAAAGACCCCAGTGAACTCCACATAAATGCACAAGATGAATTTCAAAACAGGTGGAATGCTGTAATAGAAAGTGCAGTAAAGGTTGACATAGAAAAAGCTGCAGTAAAACCTGATGAGGTAATTAAAGGGGCACCAGTATCTTTAAGAATTCCTCAAGGGTTTAAGCTCACAGAAGATGGAATATTTATACTTGACCAAAAGAGGGGCATAGATGTAAGGTTCTGCAGTACCCCTGTAATTATCTCAAAGAGGCTTGTAAGTATTGAAACCAACGAAGAAAAGTTAGAAATAGCTTTTCTAAAAGATAAAAAGTGGCACAGGCAGATAGTGCAGAGGTCAACGCTTTTTCAAAATAGAACCATAATACAGCTTTCAGATATAGGAATAAATGTAACCTCTGAAAACTCAAAATTTCTTGTAAGGTTTTTAGGTGCACTCCTTGATGAAAATATGGATTTGATCCAGATATCAAAATCAGTAACTCAAATGGGATGGCACGGCCGTAAGTTTCTCCCTTACCTGTCAGGAGATATTGTAGTTGATGTGGACTCAAACGGCAGCAGGTGGGTTAATGCCTACCATAAATCGGGTAAATATGAGGAGTGGACTAAGCATATAGGAAAATGCCGGGAGAATTATATTTTTAGATTTATACTTGCGGCAAGCTTTGCAGCTCCCCTCCTTAAAGTTATGAACCATAGAATATTTATGATCCACAACTGGGGGAATACCCGTTTTGGTAAAACGGCAGCACTAAAAGCCGCTTTATCAGTGTGGGGAGAAGCGGAAGGACTGATGGGCAATTTTAATGCCACAAGGGTAGGACTTGAGAAGATGGCAAGTTTCTTCAATGACCTGCCACTTGGAATAGATGAAAAACAGGTTGTTGGAAACAGGCAGGACTTTATTGAGTCCCTTGTATATATGCTCTCCCTTGGAAAATCCAAAGTACGGGGAACAAAAAGCGGGGGACTTCAAAAGAGTTCATCATGGAGAAGTATCATACTGACAACAGGTGAAGAACCAATTATAGCATCTAACAGTCAAAGCGGCATAAATACAAGGGTAATAGAAATATACGGTGCACCTTTTGAAAATGAAAATTGGGCCGGAAAAATGCATAAGGTAACAGCAGAAAACTATGGATTTGCAGGTGAAAAATTTCTAGGTTCTTTGATAAATGAAGGTAGATTCTTAACGAATATTAGAGAGTTATATGATACTTTTTGTAGAGAATATGAATCTGAAATAAAAATAGGTACCCACATGGCAAATGTCGCACTAATTTCTGCAGCTGATGTTTTAGTGTCAGAAATAGTATTTAATAGTTCAAGAGAAAAAGCATTAGAAGAAGCTAAAAATATGGGATATAAAATACTAATGGAGCTTGGAGAGCAGCAGGAAGATGTCAATGATAAAGCCTATGAATTTATCAGGGAATGGGCAATATCAAATAGAAACCAGTTTGAAAATGATGCGAAGCAGAGGTACGGATATATAGAAAGCAGGACTTTTTATATTTTACCTTCTATACTGGAAGAAGCTTTAGGTAAAAAGAATTATTCCTATAGAAAAACTATAAGGGCACTGGGGGAAAGAGGGCTTATTGGAAGCTCATATTACAATGGAAAACTCCAGTACTCTGTTGTCAAAAGGTTTGGAGGCGGGATATCCAGGTTCATAGAAATAAAATTTAAGGAACTTGAGGAGAGCCAGCCATTCTGA
- a CDS encoding IS110 family transposase, whose amino-acid sequence MIYIGIDIAKNKHDCCIIDSDGVVYNDSLRISNSRQGFELLYSSILSILPDKDISNVKIGLESTGHYSTNLQNFLYAKGFKLSILNPLATNLFRKAQSLRKTKTDKTDALVIAKMLFSDDTKSYSPVSYQIQELKSLTRHRYRLIGYRSKLKTSVNRLVDIMFPELPDLFWSIHQSSSYALLSILPSPKDIAACHLTKLTNILNTASKGKYGKDKAISLKESAANSIGTNSRSLSFELKQTIRLIQSVQHEIDSLELLIKEIVVEINSPLISIPGISYTLAAIILAEIGDIKRFTTPCKLLAFAGLDPSTYQSGKYTASHTPMVKRGSAYLRWAILMAGRTVSMRDATFSAYLSKKQSEGKHYYVAMSHVAKKLIRVIFHLLKTNATFAPQI is encoded by the coding sequence ATGATTTATATTGGTATAGATATAGCAAAAAACAAACATGATTGCTGTATTATAGATTCAGATGGTGTTGTTTATAATGATTCTTTACGTATATCCAATTCCCGTCAAGGCTTTGAATTACTTTATTCTTCAATACTTTCCATTCTGCCTGACAAGGATATTTCCAACGTAAAAATAGGACTTGAATCAACAGGTCATTACAGCACCAATCTCCAAAACTTTTTGTATGCTAAAGGCTTCAAGCTCTCCATTCTCAACCCTTTAGCTACAAATCTCTTCCGTAAAGCCCAGTCTCTTAGAAAAACTAAGACTGATAAAACGGATGCATTGGTTATTGCTAAAATGCTCTTTTCTGATGATACAAAATCCTATTCTCCTGTATCATACCAGATTCAAGAGCTAAAGTCATTAACCAGGCATAGATATCGCCTAATTGGATATAGGTCTAAGTTGAAAACATCTGTCAATAGATTGGTAGATATTATGTTCCCCGAGCTGCCCGATCTTTTTTGGTCAATTCATCAATCTTCTTCCTATGCCCTTTTATCCATACTTCCAAGCCCAAAAGATATAGCTGCCTGCCACCTGACCAAGCTAACAAACATACTAAATACAGCTTCCAAGGGCAAGTATGGAAAAGATAAAGCTATTTCTCTAAAGGAGTCTGCTGCAAATTCTATTGGCACTAACTCAAGGTCTCTAAGTTTTGAACTCAAGCAAACCATTAGGTTAATACAGTCAGTACAACACGAGATTGATTCCTTAGAGCTTCTCATAAAAGAAATCGTTGTTGAGATCAATTCCCCACTTATTAGTATTCCAGGAATTTCATATACCCTGGCAGCTATAATATTGGCAGAAATCGGCGATATTAAAAGATTCACCACTCCCTGTAAACTCCTGGCCTTTGCCGGATTAGATCCCTCCACCTATCAATCTGGAAAGTACACTGCATCCCATACACCCATGGTCAAACGGGGTTCTGCCTACCTTAGATGGGCCATACTTATGGCTGGGAGAACTGTTTCAATGAGAGATGCTACTTTCTCTGCATATTTGTCAAAGAAACAATCTGAAGGCAAGCACTATTATGTTGCCATGAGCCATGTTGCTAAAAAATTGATACGTGTAATATTTCATCTTTTAAAGACCAATGCAACTTTTGCTCCACAAATATAA